The following are from one region of the Streptomyces tuirus genome:
- a CDS encoding site-specific integrase: MLREHLATFGTADDGRLFFSEKGSVVPSSTYYRVWQEARLLALPPAVAASPLASRPYDLRHSALSTWLNAGVDPTEVAERAGNSVKALLTRYAKCVDGRQDVANRRIEDLLREYK, translated from the coding sequence GTGCTCCGCGAGCACCTGGCCACCTTTGGCACGGCGGACGACGGGCGGCTGTTCTTCAGCGAGAAGGGCTCGGTCGTCCCGTCCTCGACCTACTACCGCGTGTGGCAGGAAGCTCGGCTCCTCGCGCTTCCGCCGGCCGTCGCGGCCTCGCCGCTCGCGAGTCGACCGTACGACCTCCGGCACTCGGCGCTGTCGACGTGGCTCAACGCCGGTGTCGACCCCACCGAGGTGGCCGAGCGCGCCGGCAACAGCGTGAAGGCCCTGCTGACCCGCTATGCCAAGTGCGTCGACGGACGGCAGGATGTCGCCAACCGGCGAATCGAGGACCTGCTCCGCGAGTACAAGTGA
- a CDS encoding DUF7144 family membrane protein, with product MTTTHPGNTRTSLREWATGVTVFAAIMLMIGGILDIMRGIAEIADDDIFVSTRNYVFELNLTAWGWIHLALGVLAFVVSLGLFTASTWARVLGVAIAGLVIISNFLSLPYYPVWSIVMIAISGFIIWALCVMRKDDAFVPFETPTSR from the coding sequence ATGACCACCACGCATCCGGGAAACACCCGTACGTCCCTGCGGGAATGGGCCACCGGCGTGACCGTCTTCGCGGCCATCATGCTCATGATCGGCGGCATTCTCGACATCATGCGCGGCATCGCGGAGATCGCGGACGACGACATCTTCGTCTCGACGCGGAACTACGTCTTCGAGCTCAACCTCACCGCCTGGGGCTGGATCCACCTCGCCCTGGGCGTACTCGCCTTCGTCGTCAGCCTCGGCCTGTTCACGGCATCGACCTGGGCCCGCGTCCTGGGCGTGGCCATCGCGGGCCTCGTCATCATCTCCAACTTCCTTTCCCTGCCCTACTATCCGGTCTGGTCGATCGTGATGATCGCGATCTCGGGCTTCATCATCTGGGCCCTGTGCGTGATGCGGAAGGACGACGCCTTCGTCCCGTTCGAGACGCCGACGAGCAGATGA
- a CDS encoding Asp23/Gls24 family envelope stress response protein: MTETTQRRNTAGRQDGATSQGGKGAPGTRGNTAIADTVVAKIAGMAAREIPEVHNLGGGMTRAFGAVRQRVPGGGSGVTQGVKVEVGERQAAVDLDVVVEYGAAIADTAADIRTNVVNAVERMTGLEVVEVNIAVDDVHLPDEEEDESEQQESRRVA, from the coding sequence ATGACGGAGACCACTCAGCGCAGGAACACAGCGGGCAGGCAGGACGGGGCGACATCGCAGGGCGGCAAGGGCGCTCCCGGCACCCGTGGGAACACCGCCATCGCGGACACGGTCGTCGCGAAGATCGCGGGCATGGCGGCCCGGGAGATTCCCGAGGTGCACAACCTCGGCGGAGGAATGACCAGGGCCTTCGGGGCTGTTCGTCAGCGGGTGCCGGGCGGGGGCAGTGGGGTCACCCAGGGGGTGAAGGTGGAGGTCGGGGAGCGCCAGGCCGCCGTCGATCTCGACGTGGTCGTCGAGTACGGCGCCGCCATCGCGGACACCGCCGCGGACATCCGGACCAATGTCGTCAACGCCGTGGAGCGGATGACCGGCCTGGAGGTCGTGGAGGTCAACATCGCCGTCGACGACGTCCATCTCCCGGACGAGGAGGAGGACGAGTCCGAGCAGCAGGAGAGCAGGCGGGTGGCCTGA
- a CDS encoding carbamoyltransferase N-terminal domain-containing protein produces the protein MIICGVKLTHDGGVALIDDGRLIFSIEMEKLANNPRHQSIDDMQIVVDLLAEYGYRLEDVDRLVLDGWGRTHMVKPWGAQEVLVELAPYRRGLLDNNLLRPYPSRFLDLEYTSYPHYAGHVASAYCSSPFAQRQEPSYILCWDGAMFPVLYHYDAATNVIDNVGAVHYMLGDTYHILAQHFPPFDAPIEWPHTLDLPGKIMAYVAYGNRDEKAVDALRTLYSEVARKVFPDGRPTDNHLTEAAGRHIMSLMDEGLNAPGISPEDMIASVHAFLGETLVDGLRAAIETDGRGTRNLCLVGGCALNIKWNRDIRAAGIVDRVWIPPFPNDAGSALGTACCELLNWTGPKHLEWDTYAGPALVESEALPGWHGHPCTPAQLAAWMHEMGDPVVVLYGRAELGPRALGHRSILAPAVASDMKHRLNEIKGREAYRPVAPMCREDRVSELFAPGTPDPYMLFDQEVRPEWQEKVPAICHLDGTARVQTVGPEDDSFVYEVLDAYERLSGIPLLCNTSANHKGSGFFPDVRSAMEWGRVPAIWSDGVLYERAGD, from the coding sequence ATGATCATCTGCGGTGTCAAGTTAACCCATGACGGCGGTGTCGCCCTCATCGACGACGGGCGCCTGATCTTCTCCATCGAGATGGAGAAGCTGGCCAACAACCCCCGGCACCAGTCCATCGACGACATGCAGATCGTCGTGGACCTGCTCGCCGAGTACGGGTACCGCCTGGAGGACGTCGACCGACTCGTCCTCGACGGCTGGGGCAGGACTCATATGGTCAAGCCCTGGGGGGCGCAGGAGGTGCTGGTCGAGCTCGCTCCCTACCGGCGCGGCTTGTTGGACAACAATCTCCTTCGCCCTTACCCGTCGAGGTTCCTGGATCTCGAGTACACCAGCTACCCCCACTACGCCGGGCACGTGGCGAGTGCGTACTGTTCCAGCCCCTTCGCCCAGAGGCAGGAGCCGTCGTACATCCTGTGCTGGGACGGAGCGATGTTCCCGGTCCTGTATCACTACGACGCAGCGACGAACGTCATCGACAACGTGGGTGCGGTGCACTACATGTTGGGCGACACCTACCACATACTGGCCCAGCACTTCCCACCGTTCGACGCCCCGATCGAGTGGCCGCACACCTTGGACTTGCCCGGCAAGATCATGGCGTATGTCGCCTACGGTAACCGGGACGAGAAGGCCGTCGACGCCCTGCGCACCCTCTACAGCGAGGTCGCGCGGAAGGTATTCCCCGACGGACGGCCGACCGACAATCATCTGACCGAGGCCGCCGGGCGGCACATCATGAGCTTGATGGACGAGGGGCTCAACGCCCCTGGGATTTCGCCCGAAGACATGATCGCCTCAGTGCACGCCTTCCTGGGGGAGACCTTGGTGGACGGGCTGCGGGCCGCGATAGAAACGGACGGGCGGGGCACGCGCAATCTCTGCCTGGTCGGCGGTTGCGCCCTGAACATCAAGTGGAACCGGGACATTCGCGCGGCCGGCATCGTGGACCGCGTCTGGATCCCCCCATTCCCGAACGACGCGGGCAGCGCTCTGGGTACGGCCTGTTGTGAGCTGCTGAACTGGACCGGCCCGAAGCACCTGGAGTGGGACACCTATGCGGGGCCCGCTCTGGTCGAGAGTGAGGCGCTACCTGGCTGGCATGGCCATCCCTGCACGCCTGCCCAACTGGCCGCCTGGATGCATGAGATGGGTGACCCGGTCGTGGTGTTGTACGGGCGGGCCGAGCTCGGTCCGCGGGCGCTCGGGCACCGCAGCATTCTGGCGCCCGCCGTGGCTTCGGACATGAAGCACCGGCTCAACGAGATCAAGGGACGGGAGGCATACCGTCCCGTCGCCCCCATGTGCCGTGAGGACCGGGTCTCTGAGCTGTTCGCGCCGGGCACCCCCGATCCGTACATGCTCTTCGACCAGGAGGTGCGCCCCGAGTGGCAGGAGAAGGTGCCGGCCATCTGCCATTTGGACGGCACCGCGCGTGTTCAGACGGTCGGACCTGAAGACGACTCCTTCGTCTATGAGGTCCTGGACGCATACGAGCGCCTCAGCGGCATCCCGCTGCTCTGCAACACCAGTGCCAACCACAAGGGCAGCGGCTTCTTCCCCGATGTACGCAGTGCCATGGAATGGGGCAGGGTACCCGCGATCTGGTCCGACGGCGTGCTGTACGAGAGGGCCGGAGACTGA